From the genome of Strix uralensis isolate ZFMK-TIS-50842 chromosome 6, bStrUra1, whole genome shotgun sequence:
CTCTGATACTTGCATTTAAGCCTCTGATCGGGAAAGTTAACTGCATTCTCTTCTGAGGCATAGTAACCAGCTGGGCATTCCGGAATGTAGTAGTTGGGGCCTCCTGGATGTCCAAGCTATGGCTAGGCTGTGTGCTAGAATGTAAAAACATTGTCAAATAACTTCTAGTAATCCGGTGTGATTAAATATACACGTAAATGTCTGTTCTTACTCTTAAAACTTAGGAGTACCTGAAGGCAACCAGTTAATATTCTTGCCTGACGCTTAAGTTACCTGGAAATGATCTCTTCTGATCTGAGAAGTGCACCTGTAAGAATGATTTGTTACTTTCTGTGTTTTAACGCAGGCCAGCTTTTCGCTAACACAGAGCCCGTTGGCTGGAGCGATGCCATCAACTCCTGGAACAGGTAGCTGTCCTgtcaaaatatatatgtatttattatacATAGATATGCTTTCTTACTGCTTTCCTAGATACGCAAAAAGCACTGTTCAAGCTACGTCAACTCCTGCTAATTTGTGGAGGAGTTGCGTCTTTATTTACTAGCCTTTCCAAAGGTACGTGGATGTGAATAGGAGATACTTTCTACTCTGAGACTGAGTGAATATCAATCGGCTTCACTTATTCGTTATTGAAAATTTGTTGTTGAACTGAGCACGGAAATTGTACTTGAGGGAAGCAGCTGAGATTGATGGGTCGCCTTCCATCTTCATAAGGTTTCCTATCTTGTGCATGAACATGTGGTTTCCTGCTAAGCTTAATTCTGCTGTCTTGTTCCTATTTGGTTTCTGTATTAAGATGTTGGTGTTTAGAGGCCAAGGAGATAGCTAGGTTGCTACTCATAAAACTTAATAGCATGCTTGCAGATGTGAAGTTGGGGTTGACTTACTCTTTGTGTCTGCAAATAAATCTCCATCAAACTCTTCCACGTACAAGTGAAATGCTTGATACTGAATTTGTTCTTTTACTGTAGGCTCTTAAGCTTATCTGTCGTGCAAAAGTAATCTGTTACACAATGCTGTTTCAATTAAACAGCCTCGAGTATGTTCAGTCCTGCAAGTATTGGGCAGCCTAGGAAGACTACTCTCTCTCCTGCTCAGCTAGACCCTTTTTATACTCAGGGTGATTCCCTGACTTCAGATGATCAACTTGATGACACCTGGGTAACTGTATTTGGGTAAGTTGGTTTTCAAAGTATTGGAAAAGCCATGGGTGAAGTCTTTGCAACGTATGGAAAGCAGTACTTGGACATTGCTGTTGTGTGGCAGTCCTAGGTCCTGCAGGAAGTACAGCTGTGGTCAAAGCCagcaaatgcatatattttaGTGAAGCACCTTAACTTAAGCTACGTGTTAATTTTTTTGGGTTTCAATTCTACCATTGAGGTGTGTGGTGAAGTAAAAATGCCTGGAAGATAATATTCCTCAAGTCACTGCTTCTAAAATGGCATTAACACGCTGGTCTCTTGGATGTTTAGAAACCCTTCATAGGGTTGTATTTTAGCACCAGAATCCTTAAACTACTCCTTATACTTTTCTGAGgttgtttttctgtctttcaggttTCCTCAAGCATCAGCTTCATACATTCTTCTACAGTTTGCTCAGTATGGAAATATATTAAAGCATGTGGTATGTCTTAGTTTGAGACTTATTCCTGAAAACATCCTGTCTCATTCTTTAAAAGGCTGAATTTCACAGTTTTCCCTTAATCTCATACAGATGTCCAACACGGGAAACTGGATGCATATTCGATACCAGTCTAAGCTTCAAGCCCGGAAAGCCTTAAGCAAAGATGGAAGAATTTTTGGTGAATCTCTGATGATTGGTGTCAAGCCGTGTATAGATAAAGTAAGTTAACAGCTGCTTTTACTTAAATATAAGGCACTCTGCTTTTGGGCTTCCTCTATTTCCCCTGACccctttaactttttttctttttgaattgcAAAGCAGTGGTAGTGCAGTTAAAACACCTTACACGAGATTTTCTTGAGTATTTGACAAAATTTCCTGCTGAGAAGGATCATTATGGGAAACCTCTGTGCTCCTTGAAAGTTCCAATGCACGGAATTACATTGCTGTACAAGATGTGAAATGAATCCGTAACATAAAAGTCAGTTGGGATAAAAGAGTTTCCCAGACTGGAACTTGTGGCATTTAGGGGCTGAAATAGATGTGTGGTGGCAGTTTAAGACTGTTACTGCTCCCAATTGtcccttttttttctgtgactatTTATCTGCTTCTGGCTTTTCAGTTTGTCTTAGTACACCAGACCGAAAATGTGTTACCAAGACAGTCCCAATCCTGTTCTCCCACCTGCCCCCACAAAAACATGTTCCCTTCTTGTAAGCAGTGGCTGGGGTAGACGTGGCTGTATGTCAGTCTAATTTTGTCACGAGCTATTAGTTTCTGGGCATTGACTATGCCCTGACTGTTAATTCTTGCAGCACTTTGCGTTGGGTACTGCACATCAGCTTAAGCAAGTGACAGTCATTCTTCTGTAGTTCACAGATTGTTTTCTTGGTCTCCTCTAAGGATAAGCGATGCTAAGGGGTAATGCAAGCTTTCAAATGTAAACCATTCTGAGAAGGCAGCCCTAGAAATTGAGCTGTGGCAACTGAGccacggactctccattgaagtgcagatggaaaatcctttattattaaaatgatacatacttacgctctcgctatGCTCTCACTAcccttagctcttacttcataattagcaaatcagcagctagacggTCATCAACAGTCTTATCCCACCAACAGTTCCATAATCACTCcgagctgacttatctttcttccaaggcctgtgtctcctccaaaccttgctgcttgtCCAGGCCTGCACAGAgtagagctggcgcttctccaagccagtgcaggacagagctcctgcctgacTCGccgagcagagctctccacctaccctgagctccccaaactgagctctctggctgagctgagctgaccagctgatgtcaatttggctcttaagtattgaatctcccacagctctgcagggctgacACGCCCACATTGAGCTTGCAAATTACTTTAGTTTTTATCagtttgaaatgtttcttattctgattaaaattcagaaagaaatttaCATCCGTGCCCTTTCCTCTGTGGGTTTCTGATGGTGGGGCTTCCAGTTTCTTCTTAGCTTATTTACTGTTTTGGTGTCCAGTTAGTATCAATGACTGAATTGCCTATAAGCTGAAACTCTAGAAGTAATGTTCGCAGATggtggttctcaacctgtggtccgcGGACCCCTGGGGGGGCCGCGATGTCGTCACAGGGGGTctgtgaaggcttaaagcaggggtggggaacgtccagcccggaaacatttggtctggcccgcGGCAAGCGCTGCGCCTCcgtttcccacagccccctccctcaatgctcctctcatactcaagcccccaCCCCACACCTGCCCTGACACATCAGTGCTGGTAGGGGTGGTGGGACCCACTTTTTTAACTAGGTGGGTTCTTAACCCAGTGGCCCTCTTTAGGGCCCCAccggggctgaagtctgttcctccaagtggtggccctggagccgtaaacaaaaatatatggtgactgaacacagaccaacaaggggggaggtgaaaAGAATTGTAAAagcttttcatcaaattttaatgtaaaaattggcatcaagtttggaattagcacattaaaataccatgAAATGAGCCATTTGAGAAGGGTGGTGATGGTATTATTTCAAATCCATAcggaatcattgcaataaagatattgtAATAGGAGTGCGTGCATTAACAGATTaccttatttccccttctctccaaatttgaagacccttcgTGAGAAAATTGAactaaatatttgatgcagtctagtgctttaaatcttgaattaagtcttggtggtccgcagccacaaaaggtatttaaagggggtctgtggtgaaggaaaggttgagaaccccaATCTAAGACACTGAATTGTCAGGTGTCTGATCTTTGTTGCTTTTGAGTTCTCTGTGTCTTTTGTGGGTAGTGTCCACTTCCAAATATCACTAGACAAACCCATAATCATTAACCTGTGTTTTTGGAGGCAAGAGAGATTTGTGGAGACCAATCCCTTGAGGGCTTGGCATTAGGCTGTGAAACTCCTCCTTGCAACTGAAAACTGGATGTGATGGATTTGACACCAGTACTCAGGCTTCTGATTGTCAAGTGGCAGTTAGTTCTGTGGGTTCCCCTTGAGCTGAGCAGAGTCAGCTGCCACCCACACCGGACAGCAATCCTGTCCTGTGTTTTGGATAGCTGTTCCCTGCCAGATGTCCTTTGTAATTTCTGCTGCCTTCAGGCTGGTTGAATGCTGTGCTCCACTGAGTCTAAATGAAGCAAATTGGATCTTCCCAGGCTGGTTGTCATTTCCCATCTTGTTTTCTCTGGGTTCCTGTGGAACTCGTGTTTCCTGTCAAGTCACTTGCTGCCTCTTCCATTCTACATGCGTTTCTTTCTAAACATAAGCTTGCAAAATGGAGCATTCTGACTCCTTTTCTAGCATTTGCTAAGGGGACCGAGTGAAATTCCTTGGCAAGTTGAATCTGAGCAAAAAGCTGCAAGTTGGTAAAGGCTTGGAGACTGTCCTCTATGGATCAGGTGAAATATTTTGGAAGCATTTAGAAAGATGATGTTATGCTACTTAGTTCAACTGGGCCTGAGAATTTACCGCCCGGAGTTTGCCGCAAGGCTTACAATTGGGTTTCTCTACGCTGTTTCAAACTTGGCTGACGTTCGGTACATCCAGTGAAGAGGTTACAGGCTTCCACTACTCTGCAATGGCATAACCCGCCATGTAAATGGTTGCAGTGAGGAAAAGGCTTGGTGGTGGTGTGTGCTTGTGTGCTCTGTACTGACAGGCCCTTTACCTGTGGTCTTTGCTTACTTGGAGATGTGAACATATTTTATCAAATAGATCTAGATAATAATGCTAGATAATGCTGGATAATAAAGGTTGAAGTACTGcttttttagtatttatttacattGTATTAACCCTCTTTTTAAGAGTGTGATGGAAAACTTTGAAAGAAGCTCTACGCCCTCAACGTCTTCAGTTTTCACTCCACCTACAAAATCTGTCAGCACACCAGTACAACCTGCAAATAATAGTGCAAGAATTTCTACAATGAGACCTCTTGCAACAGCGTATAAAGCTTCCAGTAGTGACTATCAGGTATTTTAAGGGGAACAGCAGCATGTGTTTCTTTGTGCTACCTCCCTGTAGTGTTCTGAGGCTGTACACATGTTAACGTCAATGTGACCTTAGCCAGCCTTTATCTTCTGTCATTTCTTTAAAGATGCGGTTCAAGTACAAACTCAGTCTGTTCAGtctctaaaataataataataataataataaattaatgacCTGTCACTTTTCCAGAGGTTAAGAGCTTGATTTGAAAAGCTTGCAAACATATTTTGTCAAAAGATAGTAGCgcttaagaaaataaacagcctgGTTAGTACAAAAAGAATCAACTCTACGTTGACTGattctctttattttctctcttcctctttccccccgCCTTCTAGGTGGTTTCTGACAGACAAACTCCGCGGAAAGATGAAAGCATTGTGTCTAAAGCAATGGAATATGTGTTCGGCTGGTAATATACGATAGGAAGTAGCACACTAAGTTGGTCAGGGTTTGAAATATGCTGCTGGCATCTGTGGTTAGTTGTATAACTACTGGTGGCAGTATTTTAACTTACATCTTGCCTGTTATGCCTTCGGTTAATTCAGCAAACATGTAGCTTGCACTTTAAATGATGGCAGTGTacacacagttttaaaaactAAGTGTAAAGAGAAGTGCTTTTTCCCATTTGTGCTCCGATCGCAtgattgtattaaaaatatgagCACTGACTTTTCCTCTGTAATTACTTTCTGTGAATTACTTCCCAGTAAGttggaaatgtttaaaatgtcAGCTTTATTTACTGATGCCTTTTAATTTTAtaggtttttctcttttctgaaaagatGATGGGCCTCTTGCAGGAAGAACACTGGCTCCCAGGCACAGGGACTGCTCTtagtatatgtattttttattaggattcatttattattctttattaatttttattaggaTTTGTTGCTGTTTTATAATTCTCTGGTGTCATGTTCTAAATGTCGTAGCAatcttttaattcttcattttattaataaagcTAAATAAAGTTAAGTTTTTCTTaggttgttttttaaacttgtatGAGTTTCGTTAGGAAAAACTATGTGCAGTACTCTTAACTGTGAAGCatgattgtggtggtgcaattctttgccctcccctcccctcccctcccctcccctcccctcccctcccctcccctcccctcccctcccctcccctccccattgggctgcttggtgctaggtgtgattccacccacatccacCCGggctatacaccagtctgttaggagcctggctcctgcccctcggGATTGCTCggaaacggttataacagcccatcatctcccaagggcctgggatggggtcaaatgggaacaata
Proteins encoded in this window:
- the LOC141945102 gene encoding nucleoporin NUP35-like isoform X1, coding for MAAFAVEPPAAGAEPMTLGSPTSPKPGASAQFLPGFLMGDLPAPVTPQPRALSGPSVAVMEMRSPLLPGGSPPQPVVPTPKDKSGAPPVRSLYDELSSPGLGSTPLTSRRPASFSLTQSPLAGAMPSTPGTASSMFSPASIGQPRKTTLSPAQLDPFYTQGDSLTSDDQLDDTWVTVFGFPQASASYILLQFAQYGNILKHVMSNTGNWMHIRYQSKLQARKALSKDGRIFGESLMIGVKPCIDKSVMENFERSSTPSTSSVFTPPTKSVSTPVQPANNSARISTMRPLATAYKASSSDYQVVSDRQTPRKDESIVSKAMEYVFGWFFSFLKR
- the LOC141945102 gene encoding nucleoporin NUP35-like isoform X2, whose translation is MAAFAVEPPAAGAEPMTLGSPTSPKPGASAQFLPGFLMGDLPAPVTPQPRALSGPSVAVMEMRSPLLPGGSPPQPVVPTPKDKSGAPPVRSLYDELSSPGLGSTPLTSRRPASFSLTQSPLAGAMPSTPGTASSMFSPASIGQPRKTTLSPAQLDPFYTQGDSLTSDDQLDDTWVTVFGFPQASASYILLQFAQYGNILKHVMSNTGNWMHIRYQSKLQARKALSKDGRIFGESLMIGVKPCIDKSVMENFERSSTPSTSSVFTPPTKSVSTPVQPANNSARISTMRPLATAYKASSSDYQVVSDRQTPRKDESIVSKAMEYVFGW